In Mycoplasma mobile 163K, the genomic stretch TATTTCAGGAAGTGGAAAAATTAAAGGAGAAGAATTTACCTTTAGTGGATTGAGTTATGGTTCTTTTTTCTGTGAATTTGTTGAAAAATCACAGAAAAATAAAATGGAATCATATCAAAATTTTGCTTTGCAAGGTTCAAGATTTGATGAATGATTATATTTTTATGATGTTGACAACGAAAAATTTAACTTTGAAAATTCTAAAGATATTTTGGAAGTAATAAAATCTATAGATACCAAAAACTCAAGATTAAATTTATTTAAAAATAGGACAAGTAAGCAATTTAATGAATTCAAAAATAAAAATGATTTTTTGAAATTAAAAGAAGTAACTAAAGAATCTAATTTGATTTTTATTTCTCTTGGAGCTAATGATTTAATTCATTTTTTAAAACCTGAAAGAATTGATTTTTTATTTGATAAAACAATTCATAAAGAAATAAAATTTAAAAAATTTAAAACTATTTTGCAAGATTTTATTGATAAAACTTCCAAAAAATCTGAATTACTAATTGATGCAATTAATAAATTAAGTAATAAAGCAAATATTGTTCTTTTATCATACCCTCTTTCATTTTTAAAATTAAGATCTGTTATTAATTCCTTTTTAAAAAAAGATGGAGAATCTGAAATTGAAATGGAACTTAATGCAATGGTTAGTAAATATCAAAAAAAATTAAGCGAAAAAAATGAAAATGTTCATTTTGTAGATGTTTTTGATCATCAATATTGAATTAAAAATGCAAGCAAATTAAGTAAACATTTTTATGAAATTCATCCCTCTACAAAAGGATATAAAAAAATTGCAAAAAATTTGTTTTTTAAAATATCTTTTAGCAAGAAAAATTACGAAGAGGCAAAACTAATTATTCCTTCTTTTGATAAAAAAACATATGAAGATAATTTGGACCATTTTGATAAAATACTAAATTTTACTAATTCAGAAGAAGAAATTTTAAAGAAATTAAATTGGGATTCAGATAAAGAAAATGACTTAATTTTAGAAAATGAATTTGAAAGAAAACATTCTATTTTAGAAACTGAAGGTGAATTTGGTAATTATTTTTACTCAATGTGCAACTTAATAGAAAGAAACTTTTTATTTTACTTTAGTAAAATAAAAAGAGAATCTTTGATCGATCTCACTCTACTTGAAAAAAAGATTTTTGAAATACTTATTGATAGGAAAAATGAGTTTTCATTTTTAAATTTTATTTATAAAACAACTTTTGTCAATGATTTAATTGGGGATTTGAGTTTGGGTTTAAACTCAATTTCTTTAAATAATTTTTTCAAATTGCAAAGATTAGAAGATACTCATTTGTTGATTGATAAAATTTTGAATATTATCCAAGATCCTGATAAAGTTTTTGGTTTTTTAAAAAATTTAAATGATTTTGGTTTTTTTGAAAAAAATTTAGAATCATTTGATGTTTTGATTAAGCACTATGGAAATTTAATTACCAATAAAGAAATCACTAGTAAATTAGTTACTGTTTTTTTGAAAAAATTCTATAATAAAATAGAACTAACCCATAAAAAAGTATTTGAAAAGTACCTTGGAAAAATTGAACAAGCAACTATTGATGAGATTTTTAGTGAAATTGGAAATGATAAAAAAATTAAAGAATTTTTTATAAGTTCAATACAACTTGTTTTTAAAAATTTGATTAGAATTGATGAATTTAAAAATTTGGAGGAATTTAGTGATTCATTTTCAAAAGAGATTTTAGCAATGAACAAAATTTCTATTTCTCATTTGGCAGAAGTATTTTTGTCAAATGAGAAATTGGGAAAACTTTTACTTTATTTCATAACACACTTTTCAAACATTAATATTAATGTAGATAATCTTTACTGGATTTTAAAACCAAATTGAAAGAAAATTTTTTCTCTAAAAACATTCAAAATAATTGATCAAAATTTACTTAAATACATTTCTTTATTATTTGTGTTTTTGATTTCGAGAAAAAAAGCTACTTCTATGCTTGGAAAAATTATGAAAATAAATATTCAAAGTCTAGATGATTTTTTAAAAATTTCTAATTCTATCGATTTAAGAGATGTTGATGGCAAAGATGTTTCCAAAATAATAAATTCCATTTTCGAAAACTCAGACAATAGTTTTTTATTATATAGAATTATAAAAAATCCAAATATTTTAGAACCGTTAAAATATCAATTTAAATTTAATTTATTAAATATTGGAAAAGCTTTGAGTTTGAGAAAAAGGTTTTATAAAATATTAATTCCTTTAATAAAAAAATTATTAGAAGAATATGATAAAAATGATAAGAAAATAAAAGTAAATGACAACGAAGCTTTTAAAGCTCTTTATAGAATTTTTATCACTGTTCAAATAACTCTTTACTTTTCTTTAAAAAATAGTGGATTGTTCTTCTCAAAAACTACATTTTTAAAAGAAAATCAAATTTTTGCAAAATTTTTTATGAGTGAATTCCCTAAGCATAGTCCAATGATTAAAAAGTTTTTACTTCCTGATTTAAAAATAAAAGATGTTGATTCAAATAAAATCTCAAAATATGAAACCTTACCATTAATTTTGTTTTTAGATGAAATTAATCCAAATGATAAAAAGTTTTACAATTATGAAGTCTTAATTGAATACCTTAAAACAGGATCTTGAATTTAAATAGTTTTCAAAAAAACTTCCAATTTTTTAAAATTGATTTCGTCATGTAAATTGAAAACTATATCTTGATAAATAATTTTAAAATTTTCATTAATTATAAAACACGTTTTTATGTAAAAACCTAATTTGTCTATAAAAATTCCAATTGATTTGCTAAAAGTATTTGTAGCAAAATCGCTAAAAGCTCTTACGTTTTTTTGTTCTATTAAAGATTCTCATTTGTTTAAAATTAAAGGATTTTCATTTACTAAAACTACAAAATTGAAATTCATAAATTCTGATGATAATTTTAAAAGATTTTTTGTAAAAAAATCAACATAATTTGCTTGCAAAAAAGGCAAAGTTAGAAAAATTGTTTTTTTCTCAAAAGAACTAAAACTTTTAAATTGAAATTTTGAATCTATTAATGTAAAAGGCTTGATAGTTTTGATTGCTTGATCAAAAAGATTTACAAAATCATATTCTTTTCCAAAAAGTATAACTTGATTCATATTTTCCTTTCTAAATTAAAAATTTTCTTTTCAAATCATTAAATATTTTAATATTTTTATTGATTTTTTTATTAGTCAATTCTTCCCTATATTCATTTTCAGTAACTATAAAAATACTCACAATATTGGTGTATGAATAATAGGTAAAAAGTATTGAGCTTCCTTCTTCAAAATGAATTTTTGCAATAAATTGTTTTTCTCTGATTGAATCATTAAAATTTTTGAAATATTCTATATTTTTTATTTTTAAATCTCCCAAAACATGATAAATACTTATTTTTTTAAGAGATTCTACCAAAACAATTTTTGACATTTGCAAAGTTTTTTCAAAAAGAACTTTTTTGCTATATTTACTTACAAAATTAGTAAGAACAACATTTAAATCTCTTGTTTGCGACTTATGATAATTTAAAACTTCTAATAATAAAACTTGAAGTTGAAAAATATCACTTGAAGTCGAAATTGAAGAATTAAGCAAAAATCTGCCTTCTTCATCAAAATATAAAAGCAATTTTTTTTCATAGTTTTTCATATTTTGAAAGAAATTTGTATCTTCGTAAAGAGCAACATTGTGTTTTTTGCAAATTCTTTCAATAATTTCAGAAGAATTTTTTGTGGTTACAACAAAATTATTTTCTGCAATAAAATTTTCACTTTTATTTGCAAAAATATATTCTAATAATAAAATAGCAATTTGTTCATGATTTAACAATCAATAATCATTATTGTTTCTAATAATGACATCTATTTGATTTGCATTAAATGAAGGAACTAAAATAACATCTAATTTTGATTTTTTTGCTTGCAAAATGAATTTGTTCAAATATCTTAAAAATTTTGTGTTTTTAGCTTTTGTAAAAAAGTCACTATTTAAATAACTAACTTTTTTAGATAATATAAATTCTATATTCATTAAACTACTTATATCTTGCATTAAGTCATAAGCAATTTTTGAAGAATTAGCAATCAAAACTTTCAATTTTTTATCATTAGATGAATTGATTTGAATTTTTAATAAAGAATCAATATATTCAGTTTCAATTTTTTTTGAAAGTAAATAAAAAGATTTTTTAGTTGCAATTGAATTTACTAGGGGAATTTGTTTATTGATATTATTTGTAATTAAAAATAAAATTGAATTTTCTAAAAATTCTGAATTTGCATTAAAAATTTGCAATCAATAGTTTCTATAATTCTTATTTGGTCTTGAAAAATAAAAGCAAAGAGACACTTTAATATTGTTTAAACTATTTTGAATCAAAGAAAGAGGCTTACCTTTATTTTCTTCAAAAAGATAAACATCTAAATCATTTTCTAAAAATACTTGATTCATGATTTCTATAAATGTCCTTAATTCTTCACTACCATCATGAGAAATCAAAATTTTAGCCTTTAGACCTTTATCAATTTTACTTTCTCTAAGAAATTCAGCAAATGAATTGGAAATTAATTTAATAGTGATTGGATTAAAAGAATTGTAGCCAACATCTATTCTTCCTTTGATTTTTCTATCATCAATTAAAAAAGAATGAAAAAAAGTTTCATCTTCTTCAATGTTTGCAATTTCATTTAATTTATTAGTATAAAATTTATCACCAATAAAATATTTTTTTCATTCTTGAAAAATTTCCAATTTATTCATAAATCCTATTTTACCAAATCTTTATTTAAAGCAAAATTTTTGAATTCAAAAGCTATTGTATATTCGCCTTTAATTGAATCTTTTTTTTCAAAAATTTTATAAATTTCACTTACATTTCCAAAAAAGTGTTCTTCAAATTTTTTTGTCAATTCTTTTCCTACAAAAATTTGAAGAAAATTTCCGAATACAAATTCTAGATCTTTTAAAACGCTCATTAATTTGTGTGGAGATACAAAAGCAACATAAGATCCAGGAATTAATTTTTTTAAATGATTTTGCCTTTGAATTGTTTTATCTTTAAAAAAACCTAAAAAAGTAAAATGTGTATCAAATCCACTTAAAACAGCTGTACTTGTAATTGCAGATACCCCAGGAATAAGTTCGTATTTAATATTGTTTTCTCTAACTAATTTCAAAACTCTAAATCCTGGATCGCTTAAAATTGGCATTCCTGCATCTGAAATTAGAGCTACGGATTTATTTTCATTTTGAATCAGACTAATAATTCCTTTTGCCGAATTTATTTCGTTCTTGTCATGATAAGAAATAAGTTTTTTACCAATTATTTCAAAATAATTAAGCAATTTTTGACTTTCTCTTGTATCTTCGCAAGCAATAACATCGACTTCTTTTAAAATTCTTAAAGCTCTTAAAGTAATATCTTCAAGATTGCCAATTGGTGTTCCTACTATAAAAAATTTAGTTTCCATATAACTCACTTACTTTCAATAAAAAAAATTGCTTTTGAATTTTAAAATTTGTATTGATTTCTAATTTCGATAAGAATTCTTCAATAAAATAATAAATTGGATAAAATTGTACTTTTATTTCTTGATATTTTTGAACTAATTCGTAAAA encodes the following:
- the rsmI gene encoding 16S rRNA (cytidine(1402)-2'-O)-methyltransferase, which gives rise to METKFFIVGTPIGNLEDITLRALRILKEVDVIACEDTRESQKLLNYFEIIGKKLISYHDKNEINSAKGIISLIQNENKSVALISDAGMPILSDPGFRVLKLVRENNIKYELIPGVSAITSTAVLSGFDTHFTFLGFFKDKTIQRQNHLKKLIPGSYVAFVSPHKLMSVLKDLEFVFGNFLQIFVGKELTKKFEEHFFGNVSEIYKIFEKKDSIKGEYTIAFEFKNFALNKDLVK
- a CDS encoding phosphomannomutase, whose amino-acid sequence is MNKLEIFQEWKKYFIGDKFYTNKLNEIANIEEDETFFHSFLIDDRKIKGRIDVGYNSFNPITIKLISNSFAEFLRESKIDKGLKAKILISHDGSEELRTFIEIMNQVFLENDLDVYLFEENKGKPLSLIQNSLNNIKVSLCFYFSRPNKNYRNYWLQIFNANSEFLENSILFLITNNINKQIPLVNSIATKKSFYLLSKKIETEYIDSLLKIQINSSNDKKLKVLIANSSKIAYDLMQDISSLMNIEFILSKKVSYLNSDFFTKAKNTKFLRYLNKFILQAKKSKLDVILVPSFNANQIDVIIRNNNDYWLLNHEQIAILLLEYIFANKSENFIAENNFVVTTKNSSEIIERICKKHNVALYEDTNFFQNMKNYEKKLLLYFDEEGRFLLNSSISTSSDIFQLQVLLLEVLNYHKSQTRDLNVVLTNFVSKYSKKVLFEKTLQMSKIVLVESLKKISIYHVLGDLKIKNIEYFKNFNDSIREKQFIAKIHFEEGSSILFTYYSYTNIVSIFIVTENEYREELTNKKINKNIKIFNDLKRKFLI
- a CDS encoding peroxiredoxin, with the translated sequence MNQVILFGKEYDFVNLFDQAIKTIKPFTLIDSKFQFKSFSSFEKKTIFLTLPFLQANYVDFFTKNLLKLSSEFMNFNFVVLVNENPLILNKWESLIEQKNVRAFSDFATNTFSKSIGIFIDKLGFYIKTCFIINENFKIIYQDIVFNLHDEINFKKLEVFLKTI
- a CDS encoding SGNH/GDSL hydrolase family protein, which codes for MIKPEEKVKLLVIGDSIAAGYNSGFGFDISGSGKIKGEEFTFSGLSYGSFFCEFVEKSQKNKMESYQNFALQGSRFDEWLYFYDVDNEKFNFENSKDILEVIKSIDTKNSRLNLFKNRTSKQFNEFKNKNDFLKLKEVTKESNLIFISLGANDLIHFLKPERIDFLFDKTIHKEIKFKKFKTILQDFIDKTSKKSELLIDAINKLSNKANIVLLSYPLSFLKLRSVINSFLKKDGESEIEMELNAMVSKYQKKLSEKNENVHFVDVFDHQYWIKNASKLSKHFYEIHPSTKGYKKIAKNLFFKISFSKKNYEEAKLIIPSFDKKTYEDNLDHFDKILNFTNSEEEILKKLNWDSDKENDLILENEFERKHSILETEGEFGNYFYSMCNLIERNFLFYFSKIKRESLIDLTLLEKKIFEILIDRKNEFSFLNFIYKTTFVNDLIGDLSLGLNSISLNNFFKLQRLEDTHLLIDKILNIIQDPDKVFGFLKNLNDFGFFEKNLESFDVLIKHYGNLITNKEITSKLVTVFLKKFYNKIELTHKKVFEKYLGKIEQATIDEIFSEIGNDKKIKEFFISSIQLVFKNLIRIDEFKNLEEFSDSFSKEILAMNKISISHLAEVFLSNEKLGKLLLYFITHFSNININVDNLYWILKPNWKKIFSLKTFKIIDQNLLKYISLLFVFLISRKKATSMLGKIMKINIQSLDDFLKISNSIDLRDVDGKDVSKIINSIFENSDNSFLLYRIIKNPNILEPLKYQFKFNLLNIGKALSLRKRFYKILIPLIKKLLEEYDKNDKKIKVNDNEAFKALYRIFITVQITLYFSLKNSGLFFSKTTFLKENQIFAKFFMSEFPKHSPMIKKFLLPDLKIKDVDSNKISKYETLPLILFLDEINPNDKKFYNYEVLIEYLKTGSWI